TTGTTGACGACGCGAAAGCCATCTTCAGCGAAGCCAAGGTCATGAGCAATTTTTCCGGCGACCTGGTAAATATGGCCGATCAACTCATTGTCGGCGGTGGTCAGGTCAAGGGTGGTGCGGATATGTTTCCGCGGCACCAGCAGCAGATGATGAGGCGCCTGCGGATTGAGATCTTCAAAAGCCACCACCAGATCATCCTGATAGACCACGCGTGCGGGGATTTCCCCGGCCACGATTTTACAGAAGATACAGTTGTCGGACATCTTCATTCCTTTCTTGAAGGTCTTGAGGAGAAGGCGTCTTGAATTTTTCCAAGGGTATCACATTCCAACGTTCGCGGGCAGCCTGGCGCAACAGCCGTTCATCGTGGGCAAGCAGCACCACCTGATGTTCGGCACTGATCTTTTCCAGGATGCTCAGGGTGTCTGCGAGTCGTGTAGCGTCAAGATTCACCAGCGGATCATCGAGCAGCAGCGGCAGGCGCCGCCCCCCTGCCAAATGGCGGGTCAGCGCCAGACGCACGGCGAAATAAACCGCGTCCACGGTACCGCGGCTGAAATGTTCCACCGGTTGCCATTGGCTGCCGCGGGTACGCAGCAGGAGACGAAAATCATCCTCGAGGCGCACCTCGGAATAGCGGCCGCCGGTCACCGTTGCCAGGGATTCGCCGATGTCGCTGGAAAAACGTTCCAAATAAGTTTTGCGAAACTCATCAACCGCACCAGCAAGCATATCAAAGGCAGACCTGAAAGCCTGACTGCGGCGCCCCAGGCAGGCTTCGCGCTCACGCAGCAAAGCCCCTTCCTCTTCGATACGCTCAAGGTCGGCGAGTTCACCCTGCAGGGCTGCTTCGCGCCGGGTCAGCTCCAACAGACGATTTTCCTTTTCCCGCAGTTCTTCCCCCAGGCTCCGCAACTTTTCCTCGGCTTCAGACAACTCCTCGCGGGTAAGCATAGCTTCGCGGTGCTTGGGTCGCTCCTTTTCCAGCCGCTCTTCAAGCAGCGCCAGTTCGCGCACGCTCTCTTCCTTCTCGGCCGTGAGATGACTTTCGGCGTCCAGTACGCCAAGAGCACTTTCCACCTCGCGCAATTGATTGGCCAATTCCCGGTGTTTTTCAAGGTTGCGCAACATTTTTATCCGCTCAATAGACGAGGGACGCATGCCGACTTGGTCGAACTGCTCATCCAACCCCGCGAGCCGTGCCTGCACCTCAAGGCGACGCTCTTCGAGAACCTGTGCCTGCCCCTGCAGTCCGCTCATTTCACTACGAAAACGAAAAAGTTGGAAGACATGAGGCGCCCACAATCCAGCCAGCAGCGCCAGCGTGCCGCCGGCACACCAAATCAGCCATTCGGAATTCCAGGCCAGGGCACCCGCCGCAGCTGAAACGCCCGCCAGAGTTGCCCCCAGACGCCACTGCCAAGCCGGTTTGGGCAAGGCCAACAGCTGCTCGCGCAGGGACGCCGCTTCGGTTTGTACAGCCACCAGTTCCTGGCGCACCGTTTCGCTTTCCGTCAACAACTGGGGCAGTTTTTCAGGAAGTTTGCGCGGCAGGCCGGCAGCCTGGAGTTCCTTTTCAATCCCCGCCCGGCGTTGCTGCAGAGCTGCAATCTTGTCTCCCTGCTGATCAAGGCGCTGGAGATCGCGGCGCAACTGTGCGGCCTTTTCCTCCACTTCCAATTGCTTACGCACCCAGACCAGGTAACGTTCGCCTTTGTCGTAATCACTGCGACCCGCCTCTATAAAGCGGGACAGCTCGGCCAGTTCGGTACGCAGGGTTTCCAGATCCTTGAGGCTACCCTGTTCCGCAAACCAGCGGCTCTCGAGTTGCTCAAGGCGCTTGCGTACTTCGTCGAGTTCGCGGTCGCGGGTCTTATCTTTGCCCCAGGGATTCTGGCGGGTGATGGCAAAATAATCATCCTGGAGCGTTTGCAGAACGCGATCATAATCCACCTCGACAAAGCCCGAGAGTAGCGTCTTGATTTTCGCGGCCATACCGCCCTGCCCGGAGACTTCCAGGCTGCCCTGGCCGAAAAACAGCGAGGCGCGAAAGATGTCTTCATCGGCAACGCCGAAGAGCCGCGCCAGTTGTTCAAGGTACTCGCTGCGCTCCGATGAGCGCCCCTGAGGCGAGACTTTCCCCTCGAACTGGTAGAGAGTGTGATAAAGGTCGTCACGCTCGACCAGGGCAACCCGATCACTGAGAATGTCGCGCTCGATGCGCACCGTGCGCTCGCGTGCCTCGAGAACCAGCGCAGCTTCGCAACTGCCCTGCCGCCCCCAGGGGCGATAGCGCTCCTTGTTGCGGACTCCGAACAAAACGGCGGGAATCGCCTCGACCAAAGTCGACTTGCCGGCCTCATTGGGGCCGACGATCAGATTCATCCCCCGTCGAAACTCAAAATTTCGCTCACCAAACTTCCCGAAATGGCGTAGTTCCAGGCTACGTAAAATCATGGGGTTCCTCCCCCAAAGGCATGAAAGCGCACCAGCACCTCGCGAAAAGCCTCTTCCAAGACAAGACGCTCTTCGGGATCGGCAGCACCGATACGTTCGCGGGCACGCCGCACGAACAGGCCACGCACGGTCTGCTCGTTCTCGATGCGCCGGGCAAAGCGACTGTCAAAGAGGCCGGTGCGGTCCACCAGATCCAGATGAAAAAACTCATCTGCCAGCAGAGCGCGCAGTCGCGCCAGATCAAGAGGCGCTTCCACCACACCGGTCAGCGTCAAACGCAGCAACAGATCGCCGGAGCCCAGAGCGGCAATGGCCGCCGCCGCTTCGGCATCTCCGGGACAGCCACCCAGATCCAGGGTTCGCTCCTCCAGGGTGCGCGTATTGCTGACGAGTTTCTCGACCCTGGCGTTGCGCGCCTCCACCGTGACCAAGACACAGTAGCGCGGGCCGTTCTCGCCGAATCGCTTGCCTTCGGGAGAACCCGGATAGCAGGCCCAGATGCGACCCTCGTCAGCGAGGATCTCGAATTCATGGTAATGGCCCAGAGCCACATAGTCGAGGTCCAATCCTTTAAGCAGGGGCAGGTTGAAAGGCACATCCTTTTTGCGGTAATCCCATTCAGGGCTACCTTCGCGCGCACCGTGCAAGAGCCCGATGTGCAGGCCTTCCTCGCAGCGTCTTTGCATAGAAGCCAGGGCACCCTCTGAAACGCTCGAGCGGTACGCAAAGCCATAGAGAAAGATCTGCGTTCCCTGCACGCTGAGACTTGCCGGCTCTTCCACCGAAGGGGCTTGCAGGACCAGGGTTCCGGGAAATTCGTGACGGCGGTAAACCGAGTCTGCCGCGATGACATTGTCATGGGTACCAGGAATCAGGACCGGCACGATGCCGCGATCGGCAAGGCGCTTGAGTCCTGCCTGCACCCGGCCGACCAAAGCCGAATCGGGCCGCGAATGATCGAAAAGATCCCCGGCCACGACAAACAGATGCACCTCGTTTTTGATGGCCAGCGTCAAAAGCCGCTCGAAGGTTTTGAGAAAGTCGTCCTGCCGCTGTGCCACTTTGTCACCCAACTGAGTGAAGGGGGCGTCGAGATGCAGATCGGCGGTATGCAGAATGCGAATCATATGGAAAACCGGTTGTCAGTTGTCAGTTATCGGTTGCCACGGGCATGATTGGAAGTTATCCAGACCTTGATGACCCATGCATGGCTCCGGCAGTTATTCAGCTTCATAAAATTCGGGATAATAACAAACATTGGGCGAGCAGAGCGAACCGAATCGCTGGTGATGGGCCTGCCGCGCCCGACGCCGATAGGAATCGAAATCCGTCTCCTCGACAGCCAATTCCTGAAAGCTGCGAACAAGTTGAATGTTTTTGATTTTCTGCGCGGCCGGCGCCCCGCGCCCCACCAGTTTGAGTCCGAAAATTCCAGCCGCCGCCAGATGGGGAATGGCACACAAACCGCATCCATGGCGCCGATTGGTCGTGGACCAACTGCGCTGTCGCTCCATGGCCGCCTTCAGTTGCGGCGTAACCGGTTCGCTCAGAGCAGTCAGTGTATAGGGAATTTCACAGGGCCAGATCCGATCGGGGCTGGTGTGGTGAAATGTGCAGAGGCCCTCGGTATTGGGACACTTGCCCACCAGCATGAAGGCGTCGAACAACACACCCGGCACCCGTTTGACGATTGCGGCCATCTCGGCCAGGTTCAAATGGCGTGGCAGTACCACACGACGCACACCTTGCGCCTGGTAGAATTTGACTGCTTCGGAATTTCCCAGATGCGCCAGGGTGCTGGCGTGCAACTCCAGGTGCGGATGGCGACGCGCCAGCAAGCGCAACAGGACCAGATCCGCCAGAATAATACCGTCGACCCCGGCCGCTACCGCCTCATCAACGTAATCCAGCAGATGGGGCAACATAGCCTCGGCATAGAAAGGTGCGTTCAGCGTCAGGGAAAAACCTCGCCCCCGGCCGTGAGCCAAAGAGATGATCGCGGACAGCTCCTCAAAGCTGCCGATTTGGGCGGCGGCAAAGGTGCGCTGATTGATGGACGCTGGCTGACCGAATTTCTGCTCCCAGGCAGGCGGGACATAGCCGCCGTACAGTTCATCGGCTCCTTCATTCAGCAACTCTTGGGCTTCGGCCAGATTGTCCACCGGGGAAATGATCTTCATGCGCGCCGCCCTGCCCATACTCTAGACGTCCCTATTCCCCATCACGGTAGCGCCAGATGTTTTCGCGGCGATAATCCCACCAACTGCCATCCTCTTGAGCCGTCAGTGACTCACCAACCAGCACCAGAGTCAAGGCGGGACGCTTGGTTTTCGCCCGCAGGTTGAAAAAATCCCGGGCGCCGACCTTGGCGACAATATCGTCGAGGGTTCCTTGCACGATCTCCTCACCGGGCAGACACAAACGATGGACGATGACGATGGGCACATTGCATCCGTAACCGCGACGCAACTCATTCGCCAGGTCCGGCAGGGGAATATTGTTCATGTAGATCAGCAGCGAGGTCCCCGGACGGGCATAGTCAATAAGCTTGGGATCTTCGGGACGGTCGCCGAGAGTGCGCGGCGAAACGATCACCGTGCTTTTGCAGACACCGGGAAGATCCAGCGTTTTCTTCAGACGCGCAGACGCCGCGTTGACGGTACCGACGCCGGGAATCACTTCGGCCGCCTCGCCCAGAGCGTCGATCAGCCCCTGGAAAGGTGAATAGAAGGTCAGATCGCCGGGCACCAGAAAAGACACAGCGCCGGTTTCAAGACTCGCGCGGATGCGCTCGAGAAGCTCCTGAAAGTAATACTCGAAGGGCACCAGGATCGTCTTACCCGCAAGCAGCTCGGCAAACGTCTGTTCATAAGGCGTCGGAGCGAAGACCAACTGAGATTGCGCCAGAGCCCGCGCCCCCTTGAGAGTAAGAAATTCGGGATCTCCCGGCCCGGCACCAATAAAATAAACTTTGTTCTCGGTCATAAGGTTGCCTGCTCAGTTCAGAATGGACTTCAGAGGTTCAGGATGCAAGCGATGCGGGATTTTGCGCCTCGCCCGGTACGACCCGCCGCTCCAGGCGTAAATGGATGAGAAACTCGCGGTTGCCCTTGGGGCCGAGCAGCGGACTGTCCGTCACCCCCAGGACCTGACAACCCAGGCTTTGCGCATGCTGAGAAATTTTTTCCACGACCGCTGCATGCTGGCCGGCATCGCGCACCACCCCCCCCTTGCCTACTTGCCCACGCCCGACTTCGAACTGCGGCTTGATCAGTGCAACGATGTCGGAGCCCTCAGCCAGCAGTGCCAGGGTTGGAGGCAGAACTTTTTCAAGAGAAATGAATGAGGCGTCGATCACGGCCAGACGCAGCTCCTCCGGCACCTTTTCAGGAGCCAGGTCGCGGATGTTGGTCCGCTCCATATTAATGACGCGCTCATCCTGGCGCAGTTTCCAGGCAAGCTGGCCATAGCCGACGTCCACGGCATAAACCCGCGCCGCGCCGCGCTGCAAGAGGCAATCGGTGAAACCACCCGTCGAGGCTCCCACATCGATGGCGACCAGATCCCGAACATCCAGGGCAAAAGCATCCAGACCTGCGGCCAACTTAAGCCCGCCGCGCGAGACATAGGGCATGTCCTCACCCCGCAGGCGCACCTCGGCCGCGACTTTCACCAGGGTTCCGGCCTTGTCCATCGGCATGCCGTCGACCAGTACCTGGCCGGCAAGAATCAAGGCCTGTGCACGCTGACGCGAGGCAGCCAGCCCGCGCTCCATCAGCAGTTTATCAAGACGCTGTTTTTCCATCACGATTCGGCGCCAGGGAGATTTTTGCGTTTAAGGGTGTCAAAGATTAGCACAGAGGATTTGCGGCGGGCAAAGTATTTCTGGCAAATGAAGGGAGGACGAAAACAGGGAAGAACCCAAAGCAGAACAACAGCCAAATACACCCCAGGCATGAAACTCGCTTGGCAAAAATAAACGCGGCGAGAAACAACCGCCCTTAGGGAGTGTGAACTCTGGCTGCCCCGTTCACACTCCCGGGAGCTTGTCTCCCCTGCCGACGCCGTCTCATCACTCCTTGGCCAAACTGACTTTGACCGGCACGGGTTTAGCCACCGTGTTAAAAACCGGTGAATATTTCTTTGCCATTTCGATCAGCTCCTGCTTTTCTTCAGGGGACAGATCCGCATCGATTTTGAAGGAAACCCGGATTTCCTTGTACCCGACGGGCGCAGACTCCGACAATCCAAGAAAACCATGAAGATCAAGGTCACCCTCGAGGCGCGATTCAACCGCTCGGATCTGAATGCCGCGCGCAGCAGCGTGGGCGATCATACTGGTCGTCAGGCAGCCTGACAAGCCGACCAGCAGGTACTCAACCGGGTTGGCTCCGTGATTTTCGCCGAGCAAAACCGGCGGTTCGTCAATTTCAAAAGTCATGGTCGCACGCGAATCATCCTGCGCACCGGCACCATAAAAATCCTTCACATTGGCACGGTTGTGGGTACCCCCTACCCACTTGTTGGTCGCGCGAAATTTAAAATCGGCAATTTCGGGTTTTTCTTTAATCAACTCAATGGTGCTGACGAGTTGGGTGACATTGACGCCGTTAATGATTTGATTATTCGACATAGCGACGCACCTCCTTTCATTTTTCCATCTATTTGTCAATAGG
The nucleotide sequence above comes from Geoalkalibacter ferrihydriticus DSM 17813. Encoded proteins:
- a CDS encoding OsmC family protein produces the protein MAQRAVSRRLGKINWMFFRLRAVKAALYSRKIGGNLLTNRWKNERRCVAMSNNQIINGVNVTQLVSTIELIKEKPEIADFKFRATNKWVGGTHNRANVKDFYGAGAQDDSRATMTFEIDEPPVLLGENHGANPVEYLLVGLSGCLTTSMIAHAAARGIQIRAVESRLEGDLDLHGFLGLSESAPVGYKEIRVSFKIDADLSPEEKQELIEMAKKYSPVFNTVAKPVPVKVSLAKE
- a CDS encoding SAM-dependent methyltransferase; its protein translation is MTENKVYFIGAGPGDPEFLTLKGARALAQSQLVFAPTPYEQTFAELLAGKTILVPFEYYFQELLERIRASLETGAVSFLVPGDLTFYSPFQGLIDALGEAAEVIPGVGTVNAASARLKKTLDLPGVCKSTVIVSPRTLGDRPEDPKLIDYARPGTSLLIYMNNIPLPDLANELRRGYGCNVPIVIVHRLCLPGEEIVQGTLDDIVAKVGARDFFNLRAKTKRPALTLVLVGESLTAQEDGSWWDYRRENIWRYRDGE
- a CDS encoding peptidase U32 family protein; its protein translation is MKIISPVDNLAEAQELLNEGADELYGGYVPPAWEQKFGQPASINQRTFAAAQIGSFEELSAIISLAHGRGRGFSLTLNAPFYAEAMLPHLLDYVDEAVAAGVDGIILADLVLLRLLARRHPHLELHASTLAHLGNSEAVKFYQAQGVRRVVLPRHLNLAEMAAIVKRVPGVLFDAFMLVGKCPNTEGLCTFHHTSPDRIWPCEIPYTLTALSEPVTPQLKAAMERQRSWSTTNRRHGCGLCAIPHLAAAGIFGLKLVGRGAPAAQKIKNIQLVRSFQELAVEETDFDSYRRRARQAHHQRFGSLCSPNVCYYPEFYEAE
- a CDS encoding histidine triad nucleotide-binding protein, which codes for MSDNCIFCKIVAGEIPARVVYQDDLVVAFEDLNPQAPHHLLLVPRKHIRTTLDLTTADNELIGHIYQVAGKIAHDLGFAEDGFRVVNNCNEGAGQSVWHIHFHLLGGRDLTWPPG
- a CDS encoding TlyA family RNA methyltransferase, with the protein product MEKQRLDKLLMERGLAASRQRAQALILAGQVLVDGMPMDKAGTLVKVAAEVRLRGEDMPYVSRGGLKLAAGLDAFALDVRDLVAIDVGASTGGFTDCLLQRGAARVYAVDVGYGQLAWKLRQDERVINMERTNIRDLAPEKVPEELRLAVIDASFISLEKVLPPTLALLAEGSDIVALIKPQFEVGRGQVGKGGVVRDAGQHAAVVEKISQHAQSLGCQVLGVTDSPLLGPKGNREFLIHLRLERRVVPGEAQNPASLAS
- a CDS encoding metallophosphoesterase family protein, producing MIRILHTADLHLDAPFTQLGDKVAQRQDDFLKTFERLLTLAIKNEVHLFVVAGDLFDHSRPDSALVGRVQAGLKRLADRGIVPVLIPGTHDNVIAADSVYRRHEFPGTLVLQAPSVEEPASLSVQGTQIFLYGFAYRSSVSEGALASMQRRCEEGLHIGLLHGAREGSPEWDYRKKDVPFNLPLLKGLDLDYVALGHYHEFEILADEGRIWACYPGSPEGKRFGENGPRYCVLVTVEARNARVEKLVSNTRTLEERTLDLGGCPGDAEAAAAIAALGSGDLLLRLTLTGVVEAPLDLARLRALLADEFFHLDLVDRTGLFDSRFARRIENEQTVRGLFVRRARERIGAADPEERLVLEEAFREVLVRFHAFGGGTP
- a CDS encoding ATP-binding protein encodes the protein MILRSLELRHFGKFGERNFEFRRGMNLIVGPNEAGKSTLVEAIPAVLFGVRNKERYRPWGRQGSCEAALVLEARERTVRIERDILSDRVALVERDDLYHTLYQFEGKVSPQGRSSERSEYLEQLARLFGVADEDIFRASLFFGQGSLEVSGQGGMAAKIKTLLSGFVEVDYDRVLQTLQDDYFAITRQNPWGKDKTRDRELDEVRKRLEQLESRWFAEQGSLKDLETLRTELAELSRFIEAGRSDYDKGERYLVWVRKQLEVEEKAAQLRRDLQRLDQQGDKIAALQQRRAGIEKELQAAGLPRKLPEKLPQLLTESETVRQELVAVQTEAASLREQLLALPKPAWQWRLGATLAGVSAAAGALAWNSEWLIWCAGGTLALLAGLWAPHVFQLFRFRSEMSGLQGQAQVLEERRLEVQARLAGLDEQFDQVGMRPSSIERIKMLRNLEKHRELANQLREVESALGVLDAESHLTAEKEESVRELALLEERLEKERPKHREAMLTREELSEAEEKLRSLGEELREKENRLLELTRREAALQGELADLERIEEEGALLREREACLGRRSQAFRSAFDMLAGAVDEFRKTYLERFSSDIGESLATVTGGRYSEVRLEDDFRLLLRTRGSQWQPVEHFSRGTVDAVYFAVRLALTRHLAGGRRLPLLLDDPLVNLDATRLADTLSILEKISAEHQVVLLAHDERLLRQAARERWNVIPLEKFKTPSPQDLQERNEDVRQLYLL